The Cloeon dipterum chromosome 3, ieCloDipt1.1, whole genome shotgun sequence genome includes a region encoding these proteins:
- the LOC135939577 gene encoding thymidine phosphorylase-like has product MPPSIVDIIAKKRDAQQLSKEEVEAFVAMVTDGTAQDCQIGAMLMAIYLNDMTEEETTHLTRACVNSGEVLEWCKSWPLVDKHSTGGVGDKVSIPMAPALAACRLKVPMVSGRGLDFTGGTLDKLESITGFKVALSKEEMEGALIKAGCFIAGQTEKLVPADRELYKRRDVTGTVGSDALVVASIISKKVAAGASALVMDVKVGRAAVFKSEERAVQVSKKLIGTANKLGLKTKAVLTAMDVPIGNSVGNALEIAESIECLRGGGPEDLRTLVLTLSGVLLHMHGVADTVEEGQQQVANALSSGKGLEKFKEMLECQGVDSAVANEVCFGDMWKVLPKAQFTTDLTVDADGFVGDLDALEIARVCRELGAGRSRADQQLDLSVGVTLLKSVGDQVKRGEHWLRVHHSKQELDQALKERLQKCISTIAAKPLLKSRIIKIME; this is encoded by the exons ATGCCGCCCAGCATCGTGGACATTATCGCCAAGAAGAGGGACGCTCAGCAACTCTCCAAGGAGGAAGTGGAGGCGTTCGTTGCCATGGTCACAGACGGCACCGCGCAGGACTGTCAAATTG gagCGATGTTGATGGCCATTTATTTAAACGACATGACTGAAGAAGAAACCACACACTTGACCAGAGCTTGCGTGAATTCCG GGGAAGTGTTAGAATGGTGCAAATCGTGGCCCTTGGTCGACAAGCACAGCACCGGCGGCGTCGGCGACAAGGTTTCCATCCCGATGGCACCCGCCCTGGCCGCCTGCAGACTCAAAGTGCCCATGGTGTCGGGCAGGGGCCTCGACTTCACCGGCGGCACCCTCGACAAACTCGAGTCGATCACAG GTTTCAAAGTTGCTCTGAGCAAGGAAGAAATGGAAGGTGCGCTGATCAAGGCCGGCTGCTTCATCGCAGGGCAAACCGAGAAACTCGTGCCGGCGGACCGCGAGCTGTACAAACGGCGCGACGTTACGGGAACCGTCGGATCTGATGCTCTCGTTGTCG CTTCGATAATTTCGAAGAAAGTGGCGGCTGGAGCCTCGGCTCTCGTCATGGACGTCAAGGTTGGCCGCGCCGCCGTCTTCAAAAGTGAAGAGCGAGCGGTGCAAGTGTCCAAAAAattg atTGGGACTGCAAACAAGCTGGGATTGAAGACAAAAGCAGTTTTGACGGCGATGGACGTTCCTATTGGAAATTCGGTTGGAAACGCACTCGAAATCGCCGAGTCGATCGAGTGTCTGCGCGGAGGAGGACCAGAAGATTTGCGCACTTTGGTGCTCACACTCA GTGGAGTTCTGCTCCACATGCACGGAGTGGCAGACACAGTGGAGGAAGGGCAGCAACAGGTGGCCAACGCTTTGTCTTCAGGGAAAGGTctagaaaaattcaaggagATGCTCGAGTGCCAAGGCGTGGACTCTGCGGTGGCCAACGAGGTTTGCTTTGGGGACATGTGGAAAGTGTTGCCAAAGGCGCAATTCACCACTGATTTAACAGTTGACGCAGACG GTTTTGTTGGAGATTTGGACGCATTGGAAATTGCACGCGTTTGTCGGGAGCTGGGCGCCGGCCGGAGCAGAGCGGACCAACAGCTCGACCTCTCAGTCGGAGTGACCCTTCTGAAAAGCGTGGGCGACCAAGTAAAACGCGGCGAACACTGGCTTCGAGTGCATCACTCGAAACAAGAGCTGGACCAAGCGCTGAAAGAGAGGCTGCAAAAGTGCATCAGCACAATTGCGGCCAAGCCGTTGCTCAAGTCgagaataatcaaaatcatggaatga